The DNA region ATCTCCCGCCACTCCTCGCTCGACCGCCTCACCTTCCCGTTCGCTTGCACCCGCATGCCGCCTCCTCCCGGATTGTCATGCGGTGGGTCTACATCTCGCCGGCGAGCCCGGGAAGAACGGCGATATCCGGCCGCTTACGTTCATGGGCTGGCTGCTCAAGCGCGGTGTAATTCACAAGATCCCCGAATTTTCGCTTCCGCGCGTCCATGAGCACCAGCCCCGTGTCCTTTCAATTGGAGACCAGGACTCGATCCTGGATGCGATTCCGAACAACGAGCGGGGGATCTTCCTTGCGCTCGCTCATTTGGGTCTCCGGCCAGGTGAAGCACGCGCATTGGACGTTGCTGACTTTCAGGATGGATGGCTCACCATCGACAAGGCGGCAAAAGGCACGAGCCCCGATGCCGAGATCCGGGGGACAAAGACCGGGAAGGCAAAACGAATTCCAGCCGGAGAGGTCCTGATCGATTGGATCCGGGGTCATGTTGATGAACGGGCACGGCTAACACGTCGCCCGCTCTTCCTGAATCCACGAACCCAGAAGCGATGGTCCCACTGGGCCCTCAGAGATCGCTGGATACGAGCGGCGAAATCCGTTGGGCTTGTCGGTGTGCGCCTATACGAAGGAACCAAACACACGATGGCCACGGATGCCGTACGCCGTGGAGTATCGGAGCGAGCACTCCAGACGTTCTTGGGGCACTCGGATGCGCGATCGACACGGCGATACGCACGCATGTCCGAGGAAGCGCTAGTCAGCGTTCTTCGAACAGCCAATCCGACGACGGACTCGGATTTGTTGCCCACCTGTAGCCCGCAGGTTTCGAGTGCCGCTAACTCGCCGAAATCACTGAGCAAAGTGGCGTCCCCAACGGGACTCGAACCCGTGAAGAAGCGTCGTAAGTCCGCGAAAGACAAGGACTCGGGTCAATAGATTCTTGTCGCCCAGTTGTCGCCCGCGACCCTCGGCTTGGGACCCGCCCAAATTCTTCAAGAATCGAAGCTAGTTAGAGCAATTCTGCGGACTTGTGGGGGGAGTCCGTTGGCCTCGTCTGGCCTCTTGTGGCCCTTTTTGAGGGGACATTCGCCGCGACTCCCCCCACCAGTCCCCCCACAGTGCCAACGCCGAGAGTCCACCGGGGTGAGGCCGGTCCAGTGTCCTCTAGCCACGCCCGCGATATCATCCTCTCGTGCGATGGCTATCAGCGATTCTAGGCGTCGCCCTTCTGGCCTCTCCCATTGCCGCCGAAGGGGAGTTCGTGTGCGTGGAAGACAAAGCGACTGGCTTCAAGTTCAACCCAGCCTCGAATGTATGGGAACACGCAGTCTTTAAGACTGAGCAGAAGTGGTTGATCCGCCCCCGCCGCGCCACTGACAAGGTCCACCACGGGGAGGGCTCGCCGTGGCTCGTGTTCAAGTTCGGGAGGTCAGCGAGAAGAAACTCTCCTACGGGAGGATGCGCGGAACCGAATTCCATTGGGTTGATCTTCTGCGAACCGGCAGGGGGCCAGTTGATCTTGAACACGAAGTCACTTCGCTTCACCGGCTCATACATGCCTGGCTACCACCTTTCGGGTCTGCCGGATTCCGGCGGCGATAAGGAAGCCGACACTCCCGTGATCGCCATCGGCACCTGCACGAAGCTCTGACGATCCGGGGTATCCTCTCGCCACGCGGTGTCTCGGCCCATCGACCAGGTGCGTGAGAAGACCTTTTCCACCGAATGGGAATGGGCGTTCCGTGCTCCCTATGCCGTCCGGGGCCACATAGCGCGCAAGTAGTTGATTCGACAGGGTTTCCCCGGTTCCCCTGCCGCGGCCTGGTTCTTGCTGCGATTCAGGGTGCCGTGGGAAGGGGCGCGCCGTCGTGGTGTGTCTGCTTCCTGCCTGGAAGGAACACGATGCGCCGCCGCTCCTTGCCGATCGTGATCGCTCTTTCACTGCTGCTGATCGCCTCGGCGAGCCACGCCACCCTGATCGGCGACTCCGTCGAGGGCTGCTTCGTCGATCCCGCCGCTGGCATCCCGTGCAGCGCAGGCTTCTCGGGCAGCTTCACATCCACCCCAGGGACGGTCAGCGAGTCCACGGTGGAGTTCACCGGGACCGACGGAGGCTTCACCGTCACCGCGGACTTCCTGACCTTCGGCGGCGACATGGTGATTCGGCTGACCCTGGCGGACCCAGGCAACATCGACCCGACCCTAATGGCCGGCTACACGTTCGGCTTCTACGACCTCGGCTGGACGACGAGCGAGACGCTGTCGGGGGCGCACACCGACACCACATTCCAGTTCGCGCAGATCGACGCCTGGGCCGATGTTTCCCAGTGCGGCGGTGATCCCACTTGTGAGGCTGTCATCGGGCAGCTCGCAGCCGATGCAAAAGCGGACAGCATTGTCCCTGTGAATACTATTACGACGACGTCCGATAGCATCGTGATCACGCTCGGCGCGATCAGCACCGGGGCGTTCGAGCCCCTCTCGATCGACATCGTGCTGGAGACAGCGGTCCCCGAGCCCTCCACCGCCCTCCTCCTAACCTTCGGGCTCGCGGGTCTGGCGAGCTGGCGCCGCAGGCTGCACTGACCACCAGCCCGCTTCGGCTCGACGCGCTCCGGCCCCGCGGTCGGGGCGTTGTCGTTGGGGTTGCAGGCCCGGGCAATTCTGAACGAAAGTTGAGCGAACCCTGGAGCGTGCATGGAAGACCTCCTGACATTCAGTCTCCGCGACCTATTCCACCTCATCGCCGCGGTCTGAAACTGGTGGCTGGACATCCCGATCTGGCTTTTCGTCCCGCTTGGTTTCGTGGTGCTCCTCGTCCTCTTCGCGGGATTATTTGTCACACTAGTGCGGGCGGACGAGTCGTAGTGGTGTTTTCGTGAACAACGCCCAAAGGTATGTGCTGGCGATCGGTCTCGGAGTCATGTCGTTGATCTCTGGCATGAAATGCTTCGTCGATCTTCTGGACGACTTCGCTGGCAGTCCGGCGCCGTGGGCGCTGGTGGCGATCGGCTGCCTCGTCGGCGCGGCCGTCGTCGTAGCGGGCAGAAGCAAGCGGGATCGCGTCGCCATTGGGGGCGAGTCCG from bacterium includes:
- a CDS encoding tyrosine-type recombinase/integrase, with protein sequence MGWLLKRGVIHKIPEFSLPRVHEHQPRVLSIGDQDSILDAIPNNERGIFLALAHLGLRPGEARALDVADFQDGWLTIDKAAKGTSPDAEIRGTKTGKAKRIPAGEVLIDWIRGHVDERARLTRRPLFLNPRTQKRWSHWALRDRWIRAAKSVGLVGVRLYEGTKHTMATDAVRRGVSERALQTFLGHSDARSTRRYARMSEEALVSVLRTANPTTDSDLLPTCSPQVSSAANSPKSLSKVASPTGLEPVKKRRKSAKDKDSGQ
- a CDS encoding PEP-CTERM sorting domain-containing protein — its product is MRRRSLPIVIALSLLLIASASHATLIGDSVEGCFVDPAAGIPCSAGFSGSFTSTPGTVSESTVEFTGTDGGFTVTADFLTFGGDMVIRLTLADPGNIDPTLMAGYTFGFYDLGWTTSETLSGAHTDTTFQFAQIDAWADVSQCGGDPTCEAVIGQLAADAKADSIVPVNTITTTSDSIVITLGAISTGAFEPLSIDIVLETAVPEPSTALLLTFGLAGLASWRRRLH